From a single Penaeus vannamei isolate JL-2024 chromosome 25, ASM4276789v1, whole genome shotgun sequence genomic region:
- the LOC138866332 gene encoding adhesive plaque matrix protein-like, whose translation MMAGRVVLVLLAAVVATALAEASYPRPQPAPCYPKVKYVTQYQTQVQQVPVYSTVYKTQVVPTTLYQTQYQTQYQTQYETEYVPRYVTQTVYKTQVQYQTQTQVQYKTQYQPQYITTTAYIPRYVTQTAYQTVYKTQIQYQTQYKTQVVPQYVTKTEVQYQTQYQTQVVPQYHTVTQTQQSYVTKCPKPAYGY comes from the exons ATGATGGCAGGTCGCGTTGTGTTGGTACTGTTGGCTGCAGTGGTGGCAACGGCGTTGGCAGAGGCCAGCTACCCCCGCCCCCAACCAGCCCCCTGCTACCCTAAGGTCAAATACGTGACCCAGTACCAGACTCAGGTCCAGCAG GTCCCAGTCTACAGCACCGTCTACAAGACCCAGGTCGTCCCAACCACTCTCTACCAGACCCAGTACCAAACCCAGTACCAGACACAGTACGAAACCGAATACGTGCCGAGGTACGTCACCCAGACGGTCTACAAGACGCAGGTGCAGTACCAGACCCAGACCCAAGTCCAGTACAAGACCCAGTACCAACCCCAGTACATCACCACCACAGCTTACATTCCCAGATACGTCACCCAGACCGCGTACCAGACCGTATACAAGACCCAAATCCAGTACCAAACCCAGTACAAGACCCAGGTGGTACCCCAGTACGTCACCAAGACCGAAGTCCAGTACCAGACCCAGTACCAGACCCAAGTCGTTCCCCAGTACCACACCGTGACCCAAACCCAGCAGTCCTACGTGACCAAGTGCCCCAAGCCCGCCTATGGGTATTAA